AGCTGCCCGGACCGGTAACCACCTCGCCCGCGGACGGCGAGTCCATCTCGGACGAAGTCGAGTCCGCTGTGCACGACGTCGCGACGCCGGCCGGCGCGGCGCGGGCGCTCGCCGGGATGTCGGAGACCCCGTTGGCCGAGGCGGTGGACCGGTTCTGGCTGCCACCGGTGCCGCTGCCCGACCGCCCGCCCCGGCTGGCGACCGGGCCGGATCTGCTGTTGCGCCAGCTCGGCCCGCCGGCGCCGGCCATCGGCGGGCCGGGACTGCTCGAACGACTGCGCCGGGCGTACCGGGCGTTCGGCCCGGCCGGCCGGTGAGCGGTTACGTCCAGCGGCGGCGGAACCGCCACATGATCGCGGCGTTCGCCACCAGCACCACCGCGCAGATCGCACCGGCCAGCCGGCCGGCGAACACGGTCATCGCCGGCAGCGACGCCCACAGCACGATGGTCAACAACATCAGGTAGCGGCCTCGGCGGGCCCGGACACGGTGATCCAGTCGGTTGAAGAACGCCGGGTCACTCTCCCGGAGCTGACGGGTGATCTGGTCGAACCTGCGCTGATCCTCTTTGCTGAGCATGGCGCTGCCTTCCCCTCACGCGTTCAGCGGTTCGGCGGCATACCCGCTGTGGCGGCGGCTCACGCTCACCCGTTGCTGCTACTTTTCCTCCGCGCGAGGGCGCCTCACGTCCGGCTTATCCGAGCCTTAAGTTTGCCTGTGGTGGTGAACGGCGCTGAATGTGCCGCGTACGGCGGCGGGGCCCGATCCGTACCCGGCTGGCGTGCGTCCGCCCTGCTGGGAAGGTACGGCCCCGGCCCCGGTACGCGGCCCGCCGCCAACGCCGCGCTGAGCGGTGTCTTAAGTGCCCTCACGGGGGCCTTCCGCCCACCTTGAAGGCACCTGGGGCCTTGGTTACTTTGCCGTAGCAACCCCCTCAGGCAACAGTCGCCGCACCTGCCGCACCTGCCCGGTCGCAGCTTCCGGCGCTCTTCAGAAATCGGGATTGGTACATGGCCGACCAGAATGTGCCACCACGTCGACCGCGGGACGACCGCGGCTGGGACGGACGCCAGCACCACACCTCGGACGGGTACGACTCGCTCCACCCGCACCAGGGTGGCTACCCGGCCCAGGCCGACCCGCGTGAGCAGTACGCCGACGGGTACGTACACGCCGGACAGCCCGCCCCCGCCCCGCGCGGACCGCAGTGGGTCGGCCCGGAGGGCCTCGGTCGCCCGGCCCTGGCCCGGCCGGCCGGCACCGGACTGCCCACCCTGGACGATGACGACGAGCCCGGCCGCAAGGTCGGTCGCCGCAAGGCCATGGTGGCGCTCGGCGGCACCGCCGCGGTCGTCGCCGGTGGCGCGGCGCTCGCCATGACCCCGCAGTTCCGCGGCCTCTTCGGTGACGACGCGGTGGCCGACGCGACCGGCAGCACAGTCACCGACGGCACCGCGGCCCGGCCCAGCGGCCAGCAGCCCAGCACGGTGCGCACCTACACCGAGCAGAACGAGAGCTACATGGGCTCGCGCGCCGGTGAGGCGCTGAAGAAGAACGCGCCCTCCGGTGGCCGGACGTTCTCCGGCCCGGCCGCCGCCGCGGCGGCGACCAAGGTGACCGTCAAGACAGTGCTGGCCAAGGATCCGATCCTGCACCTGGCCCGGCGGACCACCTTCGGGGCGACGCCCGCGGTGGTCGCCGACATCAAGAAGCTGGGCATCGACGGCTGGATCCGCGCCCAGCTCGAGCCGGACAAGATCGAGCCGAGCAAGGCCGAGCTGAAGCTCGCCGAGCTGCCCACGCAGAAGCTCTCGGTGCAGCAGCTGCGCGACCAGCGGGACAAGCTCAACGAGCAGGGCGCCCAGCCCGAGCTCGAGATGATCGACGCCACCCTCGCCCGGCAGATCTGGTCGAAGCGCCAGCTGTTCGAGGTGATGGTCGACTTCTGGAACGACTTCCTGCACGTCGCCGCGGAATTCGACGGCGGCGAGGTGTACCGCAACTCGTTCGACAAGGACGTGGTGCGGGCGCACGCGCTGGGCAGCTACCCGGAGATGCTGATCGCCGCGAACAAGCACCCCGCGCTGCTGATCTACCTGAACCAGAAGGACTCCCGCAAGGACGCGATCAACGAGAACCTCGCCCGGGAGAACCTGGAGCTCTACTCGGTCGGCGTGGATGGCGGCTACAAGGAGCCCGACGTGCGCCAGGCGGCCATGCTCCAGACCGGCCGCGGCGTCGAGGACGGCAAGTACGTCTTCAAGCCCGAGCAGCACTACGTCGGCAAGGTGAAGA
Above is a window of Micromonospora coriariae DNA encoding:
- a CDS encoding DUF1800 domain-containing protein, translating into MADQNVPPRRPRDDRGWDGRQHHTSDGYDSLHPHQGGYPAQADPREQYADGYVHAGQPAPAPRGPQWVGPEGLGRPALARPAGTGLPTLDDDDEPGRKVGRRKAMVALGGTAAVVAGGAALAMTPQFRGLFGDDAVADATGSTVTDGTAARPSGQQPSTVRTYTEQNESYMGSRAGEALKKNAPSGGRTFSGPAAAAAATKVTVKTVLAKDPILHLARRTTFGATPAVVADIKKLGIDGWIRAQLEPDKIEPSKAELKLAELPTQKLSVQQLRDQRDKLNEQGAQPELEMIDATLARQIWSKRQLFEVMVDFWNDFLHVAAEFDGGEVYRNSFDKDVVRAHALGSYPEMLIAANKHPALLIYLNQKDSRKDAINENLARENLELYSVGVDGGYKEPDVRQAAMLQTGRGVEDGKYVFKPEQHYVGKVKILGFTHANNSADPKKAEAAIDRYITYIALHPSTAKYVAQSLATRFVSDTPPKSLVDRLAKTYTTNNGLIKPVLMALFSSSEFWAAVGQKVRRPMEYLVSTYRVLGVSPDPSPKHDNGDGKRTPFARGLRQIHDKLRELGQYPMGQPTPDGYPDVYVAWTSAGAMVNGWNEAGEILAGYRTTFTYRAPEKLVAKPPATAGAYVDALAQRLVNQKLSARERNLILGVAGVPASAKVDATFNGAITAVARAILASPQHHLR
- a CDS encoding DUF3040 domain-containing protein, encoding MLSKEDQRRFDQITRQLRESDPAFFNRLDHRVRARRGRYLMLLTIVLWASLPAMTVFAGRLAGAICAVVLVANAAIMWRFRRRWT